In the genome of Armatimonadota bacterium, one region contains:
- a CDS encoding gamma-glutamyl-gamma-aminobutyrate hydrolase family protein (Members of this family of hydrolases with an active site Cys residue belong to MEROPS family C26.): MILIASMARDEDYRRGCPAWDNKMRFERITGCPALIAHYAEVTPAFVIRHGFRAMFITGFGYGWEKVPVRDTFGISDVLHNVDIPVLGACGGHQLIGWVFSRDVRKLAAFKDEPMRKLKPGEPDLVPSYHPGYFTETGVQPIEVLQRDPIFDGLGKRFKVPESHYCEIKKLPPGFVHLARNDNCELQCIRHAERPLYGAQFHAENWTDAYPDGEKFITNFFRIAGLVD, from the coding sequence ATGATACTCATCGCCAGCATGGCCAGGGACGAAGACTACCGCCGCGGATGTCCTGCCTGGGACAACAAGATGCGTTTCGAGCGAATCACCGGCTGCCCCGCGCTGATTGCCCACTACGCGGAAGTGACTCCTGCTTTCGTGATCCGCCACGGGTTCCGGGCAATGTTTATCACGGGATTTGGCTACGGGTGGGAGAAGGTCCCGGTGAGGGACACCTTCGGAATCAGCGACGTGCTGCACAATGTGGACATCCCGGTGCTCGGGGCCTGCGGTGGCCACCAACTCATCGGTTGGGTGTTCAGCCGGGACGTGCGCAAGCTGGCGGCTTTCAAGGATGAGCCGATGCGCAAGCTCAAGCCCGGAGAGCCCGACCTGGTCCCCTCGTATCATCCCGGGTACTTCACGGAGACCGGTGTCCAGCCCATTGAGGTGCTCCAGCGCGACCCGATCTTCGATGGCCTCGGCAAGCGGTTCAAGGTGCCTGAGTCCCACTATTGTGAGATCAAGAAGCTGCCGCCGGGGTTCGTGCATCTTGCGCGCAATGACAACTGCGAGCTTCAGTGCATCCGCCATGCGGAGCGACCCCTGTACGGCGCGCAGTTCCATGCCGAGAACTGGACCGACGCCTATCCGGACGGGGAGAAGTTCATCACCAACTTCTTCCGAATCGCCGGGCTGGTGGACTGA
- a CDS encoding PHP domain-containing protein, which yields MRTGMDYHVHTYYQRCGNETLTIPNIVRKAEECGITSMAITDHLNHLGQLPAFRFIREDISKVETGIDLFFGVELNFQGCDGEFAYNQQIHDDWGFEVVIGGIHSTYTDSLDMKLVLDIQHRHFMKTLENPLLDVLVHPFWFGRNEVAARPPEWWEELIATIPDSHIDAWATASAKNRCAIELNVDAIFYYPPMSKGFQAAYIDFVERLKDAGAIFSVGSDAHDITKVARTDYAEGLLDAMRVPENQIFRPEHR from the coding sequence ATGCGAACCGGAATGGACTATCACGTGCACACCTACTACCAGCGTTGCGGGAATGAGACCCTCACAATCCCCAACATCGTCCGCAAGGCCGAGGAATGCGGCATTACCTCTATGGCCATCACGGACCACCTCAACCACCTGGGACAACTGCCCGCATTCCGTTTCATCCGCGAGGACATCTCGAAGGTTGAGACCGGGATCGACCTGTTCTTCGGTGTCGAGCTCAACTTCCAGGGATGCGACGGAGAGTTCGCCTACAACCAACAGATCCACGATGACTGGGGTTTCGAGGTGGTCATCGGCGGCATCCACTCCACCTACACAGACAGCCTGGACATGAAGCTGGTTCTGGACATCCAGCACCGGCATTTCATGAAGACCCTGGAGAACCCGCTGCTGGATGTACTCGTTCACCCCTTCTGGTTCGGGCGCAATGAAGTCGCCGCTCGCCCGCCGGAATGGTGGGAGGAACTGATCGCCACCATCCCGGACTCGCACATCGACGCCTGGGCCACCGCCAGCGCGAAGAACCGCTGCGCCATTGAGCTGAACGTGGACGCCATCTTCTACTATCCGCCCATGTCAAAGGGCTTCCAGGCGGCCTATATCGACTTCGTGGAGCGGCTGAAGGACGCCGGAGCGATATTCTCAGTGGGGAGCGACGCCCACGACATCACAAAAGTCGCTCGAACGGACTACGCCGAAGGCCTTCTGGATGCCATGCGCGTGCCCGAGAATCAGATCTTCCGGCCGGAACACCGGTAG
- a CDS encoding sugar phosphate isomerase/epimerase: MYPSMWTSVYWELSPEDAISRLANIGYLGVELSTEHLEVLRDAPDREERLPALAELVEELGIEMDQAHITITVDIASLDDERRRKDQDTVLRDLDVLSELGITYGVLHPGGFGQRHTLDDVKRQNDVRLEAVSTLAAAAERAGVCLALENGIRTTGPDGAITWSGDITGLRTFIAEIGSPALGICLDTGHAILEGWDVPRAVREAGDLLVATHIADNDGSGDQHRLPYSYGSKVDWNQVMDAFGQIGFEGPFNYEVPGERGRPVEILDAVVMHGLALANILLGADDD; the protein is encoded by the coding sequence ATGTACCCGTCCATGTGGACCAGCGTTTATTGGGAGTTGTCGCCGGAGGACGCCATCTCGCGCCTGGCAAACATCGGCTACCTCGGGGTGGAACTGTCCACCGAACATCTCGAAGTGCTCCGGGATGCCCCGGATCGCGAGGAACGCCTCCCTGCTCTCGCCGAACTGGTGGAGGAACTGGGCATCGAGATGGATCAGGCTCACATCACCATCACTGTGGACATCGCGAGCCTGGACGATGAGCGCCGTCGCAAGGACCAGGACACGGTGCTGCGCGATCTGGATGTGCTTTCGGAACTGGGCATCACCTATGGCGTCTTGCATCCGGGCGGGTTCGGCCAGCGGCATACGCTGGACGACGTGAAGCGCCAGAACGACGTGCGTCTCGAGGCGGTGTCGACCCTTGCTGCCGCGGCTGAGCGCGCCGGAGTGTGCCTGGCCCTCGAGAACGGAATCCGCACCACCGGACCGGATGGCGCCATCACCTGGTCCGGAGACATCACCGGCCTGCGGACGTTCATCGCGGAGATCGGCTCGCCTGCCCTGGGCATCTGCCTGGATACCGGCCACGCGATCCTCGAGGGCTGGGACGTCCCCCGCGCCGTGCGGGAAGCCGGCGACCTTCTGGTGGCGACGCACATCGCCGACAATGACGGCTCCGGTGACCAGCACCGCCTGCCGTACAGTTACGGCAGCAAGGTGGACTGGAATCAGGTCATGGACGCCTTCGGCCAAATTGGCTTTGAGGGTCCCTTCAACTACGAGGTGCCAGGCGAACGTGGGCGGCCTGTTGAAATACTGGACGCGGTTGTAATGCACGGTTTGGCACTCGCCAATATCCTGCTCGGCGCTGATGATGACTGA
- a CDS encoding FHA domain-containing protein, which yields MTMHRLIILLLLAPMACTAVAYAQLLDESNPPGPGVTRTNGSDGSVSEVAQQAEDSSPAELENEALRSLLGQEEEKAEPEEEPVARPARTAPAEETSRRETTQERTRPEREDITESAPRPRERVRPRTARPYTSDSAVPEVPVTADDEEGFERATEETEAPDERAVAPVAPLSDYRSPFSGGDVEAYDQPEEEEEPAPTEETPAEKTEKQQGSPASAVIIGLIALAVLLVGLAAVVGIMAAQRAPREAAPLAAAPANAGWAYLTAPEAPDIPISTSSFVMGSDRDCDLRLADPKASPHHARIDETDDGWVLVDLGSVNGTYLNGERIASPVTLRPGDEIQMGDIVVNFEVYQ from the coding sequence ATGACCATGCACCGTCTGATCATACTCCTGCTTCTAGCGCCGATGGCTTGCACTGCGGTCGCCTATGCGCAACTTCTGGACGAGAGCAACCCTCCTGGGCCCGGTGTGACACGCACAAATGGCTCAGACGGCTCCGTGAGCGAGGTGGCCCAGCAGGCCGAGGATTCGAGCCCCGCTGAACTGGAGAATGAAGCTTTGCGCAGCCTTCTCGGCCAGGAGGAAGAGAAGGCTGAGCCCGAAGAGGAGCCCGTTGCACGGCCAGCGCGTACTGCTCCGGCCGAAGAGACTAGTCGCCGGGAGACCACGCAGGAGCGGACCCGCCCTGAACGGGAGGACATCACCGAGAGCGCCCCTCGCCCCCGTGAGCGCGTGAGACCACGGACCGCGCGCCCATACACGTCAGACAGCGCGGTGCCGGAAGTGCCGGTGACCGCCGACGATGAAGAGGGCTTTGAGCGCGCGACCGAGGAGACGGAAGCCCCTGACGAGCGCGCGGTCGCTCCGGTGGCACCCCTGAGCGATTACCGCTCGCCTTTCTCCGGCGGCGATGTTGAAGCGTACGATCAGCCCGAGGAAGAAGAAGAGCCCGCGCCTACTGAAGAGACGCCGGCAGAGAAGACAGAAAAGCAGCAGGGCTCGCCCGCGTCCGCGGTGATCATCGGGTTGATCGCCCTCGCGGTGCTCCTGGTGGGGCTTGCTGCAGTGGTGGGTATCATGGCCGCCCAGCGCGCGCCCCGTGAAGCAGCACCTCTGGCAGCCGCGCCCGCCAATGCCGGTTGGGCGTATCTCACGGCCCCCGAAGCGCCGGACATCCCCATAAGCACCAGTTCCTTCGTGATGGGCAGCGATCGCGACTGCGATCTGCGTCTTGCCGACCCCAAGGCCTCGCCCCATCACGCGCGGATCGATGAGACGGATGATGGCTGGGTGCTTGTGGACCTCGGCAGTGTCAACGGGACATACCTCAATGGCGAGCGCATCGCCAGCCCGGTCACCCTCCGCCCGGGCGATGAAATCCAGATGGGCGACATTGTGGTGAACTTCGAAGTCTACCAGTAG
- a CDS encoding response regulator transcription factor — translation MNRTALVVEDEAYLHQALSDALADAGLTAQIVTSGGSALEACTAGSPDIILLDLCLPDMDGLDVCRQLRSRSAVPIVMLTARHSEVDRIVGLELGADDYVVKPFHRGELVARIRAILRRVNEYPQQDGARELAVPPVYIRKDRRTVTCRGQNVDLTPKEFDLLCALASRPHEVIPSRELLWEVWQYPDGIRTRTLDVHIGRLRGKLEIDRKHPEIIVTVPGVGYKIQSVAV, via the coding sequence ATGAACCGTACTGCCCTGGTTGTCGAAGACGAAGCATATCTCCACCAGGCCCTGAGTGATGCCCTGGCCGACGCCGGGCTCACCGCCCAGATCGTCACAAGCGGCGGCTCTGCTCTGGAAGCCTGCACCGCCGGTTCGCCGGACATCATCCTGCTCGATCTGTGCCTGCCCGATATGGACGGCCTCGACGTCTGCCGGCAATTGCGCAGCCGCAGTGCGGTGCCAATCGTGATGCTCACCGCCCGACATTCGGAAGTCGACCGCATCGTGGGCCTGGAGTTGGGCGCGGACGACTACGTGGTCAAGCCCTTCCACCGCGGCGAACTGGTGGCGCGGATTCGCGCAATCCTGCGCCGGGTGAACGAGTACCCGCAGCAGGATGGCGCCCGGGAGCTGGCGGTCCCACCGGTCTACATCCGAAAAGACCGCAGGACTGTGACCTGTCGCGGTCAGAACGTAGATCTGACGCCCAAGGAGTTCGACCTCCTGTGCGCCTTGGCCTCCCGGCCTCATGAAGTGATCCCATCCCGAGAACTCTTGTGGGAAGTCTGGCAGTATCCCGATGGCATACGCACCCGCACACTGGACGTGCACATCGGGCGGCTGCGCGGGAAGCTGGAGATCGACCGCAAGCACCCGGAGATCATCGTCACCGTCCCCGGCGTGGGTTACAAGATCCAGTCTGTGGCCGTCTGA
- a CDS encoding alcohol dehydrogenase catalytic domain-containing protein produces MSSMTAGAFFTGERALVVRTFDVGTPGPGEVLIDVAAAGVCGSDLHQWAGRWNRPEFVPGHEVSGVISQIGPGVQNLTPGDAVTVEPFIYCGRCRYCLAGRYFHCRDMAFLTLHAHGGFAQRMIAPDYAVYRLPDGLSLDTGALCEPCAVAVHGARLGSVCPDDDVLVIGAGTIGLMSVAAAKHLGARRIAAICRYEHQAKAARSLGADVTLAPDQATLEGVSSVFPDGPDVVMEAVGSSGRGLPQALAVAGKMARIVLMGGNTGPINDIDMAPVITKELVIYGSGCYSQVGLRRDFEVALDVLAGNPEAFRDLITHRFPLSRVQEAFETAYDKGRTGAIKVLVEPGRPEDAGGPQD; encoded by the coding sequence GTGTCCAGTATGACTGCAGGCGCGTTCTTTACGGGTGAAAGGGCGCTTGTGGTGCGCACCTTCGATGTTGGGACTCCCGGACCCGGCGAGGTTCTCATTGACGTTGCCGCTGCGGGCGTCTGTGGCAGCGACTTGCACCAATGGGCCGGCCGCTGGAATCGCCCCGAGTTTGTCCCTGGACACGAGGTCTCGGGAGTGATCTCCCAGATCGGCCCCGGAGTGCAGAACTTGACACCCGGCGACGCCGTGACGGTGGAACCTTTCATCTACTGCGGTCGCTGTCGTTACTGTCTGGCGGGCCGGTATTTCCACTGCCGAGACATGGCGTTTCTCACGCTTCACGCGCACGGCGGCTTCGCTCAGCGCATGATTGCTCCCGACTATGCTGTCTATCGGCTTCCAGACGGGCTGAGTTTAGACACAGGTGCCCTCTGCGAGCCCTGTGCGGTGGCAGTTCACGGTGCAAGACTGGGCAGCGTCTGTCCAGATGACGATGTTCTAGTCATCGGCGCGGGCACCATCGGTCTCATGAGCGTTGCCGCGGCGAAACATCTGGGAGCGCGCCGGATCGCGGCCATCTGCCGATATGAGCACCAGGCAAAGGCGGCGCGAAGCCTGGGCGCGGATGTGACGCTCGCTCCGGATCAGGCTACACTCGAAGGTGTTTCGTCGGTGTTTCCGGACGGCCCCGACGTGGTGATGGAGGCCGTAGGGAGCTCGGGGCGAGGGCTTCCGCAGGCGCTGGCAGTCGCGGGGAAGATGGCGCGGATCGTACTCATGGGCGGCAATACAGGGCCGATAAACGACATCGACATGGCGCCGGTCATCACGAAGGAGCTTGTCATCTACGGTTCGGGCTGCTACAGTCAAGTGGGTCTGCGACGAGACTTCGAGGTTGCCCTGGATGTGCTCGCGGGCAATCCCGAGGCTTTCCGCGACCTGATCACGCACCGCTTCCCTCTCTCGCGCGTGCAAGAAGCTTTCGAAACAGCTTACGACAAGGGGAGAACCGGGGCCATCAAAGTACTGGTGGAGCCGGGAAGACCAGAGGATGCCGGTGGACCACAAGACTGA
- a CDS encoding GNAT family N-acetyltransferase, translated as MDHKTDTLQFRAATDQDLPAVADVIRSAWAPVAELVGMTPEKAPSFAAYVTADSLRTYLRERAMTMFIMLVGDEIVACGALSLDPDEPNVGVLNRIAVRPELQGRGYGTAMVRFLEEELKRRGANTIRLGHVTANTPLHDFYHRMGYHTIGKRISDGWGIEITYKEKRLNGAPGVRP; from the coding sequence GTGGACCACAAGACTGATACCCTCCAGTTCCGCGCCGCAACCGACCAGGACTTGCCCGCGGTTGCCGACGTCATCCGCAGCGCTTGGGCGCCGGTTGCCGAACTGGTGGGCATGACGCCCGAGAAAGCCCCCTCTTTCGCCGCGTACGTCACCGCCGACAGTCTGCGCACATACCTGCGCGAGAGGGCGATGACGATGTTCATCATGCTTGTCGGCGATGAGATCGTGGCCTGCGGAGCGTTGTCGCTAGACCCCGATGAACCCAATGTCGGGGTGCTGAACCGCATCGCCGTGCGCCCTGAACTCCAAGGCAGGGGCTATGGAACGGCGATGGTGAGATTCCTCGAGGAAGAGCTGAAGCGCCGCGGTGCTAACACTATTCGCCTGGGGCACGTGACCGCGAACACGCCCCTGCACGATTTCTACCACCGTATGGGCTACCACACCATCGGCAAACGCATCTCCGACGGCTGGGGCATCGAGATCACCTACAAGGAAAAGCGCCTCAACGGGGCGCCAGGAGTCCGGCCATGA
- a CDS encoding FAD-binding protein, whose product MNPTGSISVSGLTIPILRFQTVVVGSGAAGLNCADALHRLGVTDIAVITSKLGGGTSANSGSDKQTYYKMGVFGDVPDSPMDFARTLTAGGMCHGDIAYIEGLGSLPAFFNLARLGVGFPFNRYGAFVGYKTDHDPRQRATSAGPKTSMQMVERCLSQVRANGTPILDGYDVIRLLTLPGSGGEGSPDRVVGLLAIDKSRIRESNHGLCLIFARNTVLATGGPGDLYRTSVYPPGQVGSHGLALEVGCRANNLTESQFGLASTGFRWNLSGTYQQAIPCYFSTDADGGDERFFLNEYFLTMRQEATNIFLKGYQWPFHAERLQDYGSSIVDIAVHNEMAQGRNVYMDFTRNPVADQGLEPFSLENLEPEAREYLERSGALQNTPLDRLAYMNPLAIDIYTEHGVDLRQPLKVAVCAQHCNGGLTVDCWWRTNVPGLLAIGEVAGTHGVRPGGSALNSGQVGGWRAAQWIAHEMRSLPMSAPHGGDEVREQIEAEIAEIRRNLQAGQDAPGVGKVRGEIQDRMTRCAGFIRSAKAAETALAEAVAQERSLARTGQRLGNPEQLVAAIENEHLCRTQVAFLTALKALLDAGGGSRGAYVVLDEQGDRVVETRRGREMPHRGENLAMRGEILEVELDPAGGFRTFVTPVRPLPEDDSWYENTWRAWRDGEVFQD is encoded by the coding sequence ATGAACCCCACCGGCAGCATTTCGGTCTCGGGACTGACCATCCCGATCCTGCGCTTCCAGACAGTCGTGGTGGGTTCGGGCGCCGCCGGCCTCAACTGCGCCGACGCCCTGCACAGGCTGGGGGTCACCGATATCGCGGTCATCACCTCGAAACTCGGCGGCGGCACCTCCGCGAACTCCGGATCAGACAAGCAGACCTACTACAAGATGGGGGTCTTTGGCGACGTCCCTGACAGCCCCATGGACTTCGCCCGCACCCTTACCGCCGGGGGCATGTGCCACGGTGACATCGCATATATCGAGGGGCTGGGCTCCCTGCCGGCATTCTTCAACCTGGCGCGGCTCGGGGTAGGCTTTCCCTTCAACCGCTACGGCGCATTCGTGGGTTACAAGACAGACCACGACCCGCGCCAGCGAGCCACGTCCGCCGGGCCGAAGACCTCGATGCAGATGGTGGAACGCTGCCTGAGTCAGGTGAGAGCCAACGGGACGCCGATTCTCGACGGATACGACGTGATTCGCCTGCTGACGCTGCCCGGTTCGGGAGGCGAGGGATCACCGGACCGCGTTGTGGGCCTTCTGGCCATCGACAAGTCGAGAATCCGGGAGAGCAACCACGGCCTGTGCCTGATCTTCGCCCGGAACACCGTACTGGCAACCGGCGGCCCCGGGGACCTGTACCGAACCTCCGTCTACCCCCCGGGGCAAGTGGGCAGTCATGGTCTTGCGCTGGAAGTGGGCTGCCGGGCCAATAACCTGACGGAATCCCAGTTCGGCCTGGCATCCACCGGGTTCCGCTGGAACCTCTCGGGGACATACCAGCAGGCGATCCCATGCTACTTCAGCACCGATGCGGACGGCGGCGATGAGCGGTTTTTCCTGAACGAATACTTCCTGACCATGCGCCAGGAAGCCACGAATATCTTCCTGAAGGGCTACCAGTGGCCCTTCCACGCCGAGCGCCTGCAGGATTATGGCTCGTCCATCGTGGACATCGCCGTCCACAATGAGATGGCCCAGGGCCGCAACGTGTATATGGATTTCACCCGCAATCCCGTGGCCGACCAGGGCCTGGAGCCTTTCTCCCTGGAGAATCTCGAGCCGGAAGCCCGCGAGTACCTTGAGCGGTCCGGCGCCCTGCAGAACACGCCGCTTGATCGCCTGGCCTACATGAATCCGCTGGCCATCGACATCTATACTGAGCATGGCGTGGACCTGCGCCAGCCTCTCAAGGTGGCGGTCTGCGCCCAGCACTGCAACGGTGGTCTCACGGTGGACTGCTGGTGGCGCACTAATGTGCCCGGCCTGCTGGCAATTGGCGAGGTCGCCGGCACCCACGGTGTGCGTCCGGGCGGCAGCGCCCTGAACTCCGGCCAGGTCGGCGGCTGGCGTGCGGCCCAGTGGATCGCCCATGAGATGCGCTCCCTCCCAATGAGTGCACCCCATGGCGGCGACGAAGTACGGGAGCAGATTGAGGCGGAGATTGCTGAGATCCGGCGGAACCTGCAGGCTGGGCAAGATGCGCCAGGCGTGGGCAAGGTCCGGGGTGAAATCCAGGACCGGATGACGCGCTGTGCCGGGTTCATCCGCAGCGCTAAGGCTGCCGAGACCGCACTGGCGGAGGCCGTCGCGCAGGAGCGCAGTCTCGCACGCACCGGGCAAAGACTGGGTAACCCGGAGCAGCTGGTCGCGGCCATCGAGAACGAACACTTGTGCAGGACCCAGGTAGCCTTCCTGACCGCGCTGAAGGCCCTTCTCGACGCCGGAGGCGGCTCACGCGGCGCCTACGTGGTGCTGGACGAACAGGGCGACCGGGTTGTCGAGACACGCCGCGGGCGGGAAATGCCCCACCGCGGCGAGAACCTGGCCATGCGCGGGGAGATTCTTGAGGTGGAGCTCGACCCAGCCGGCGGCTTCCGCACTTTCGTGACTCCCGTGCGCCCTCTGCCCGAGGACGATTCATGGTACGAGAACACCTGGCGGGCCTGGCGCGACGGCGAAGTATTCCAGGATTAG
- a CDS encoding PD40 domain-containing protein: MTKHAALPIVLACFLASAACAAPPAKAVAHYERGLQLKRANKMAESAAELRAAIAAYPKYMQAHYALGWVYRALGKPDAAIEAFREVIRLEPHSPEAVESARAIQRIRLGTAPATSPPTAIAFASARQGNTDIYVMDLTGQNLRRVTEDPAVDDSPAWSPDGRRLAFVSERDGNREVYVCDASGGNLQRITDNAAVDDHPVWSPDGLRLAFESNRSGNMDVYVVAVDGTGLQQITFSPADDWMGDWDPRGARIAILSARDQVSKVYIINTDGSFPRRLVENTVPEGRPVWSADGRFVYFTWNFDRNYQVCRADVDGRGLANVTRSPFDERLCDVSADGGRVLVTSNRDSDEELYVIEMATGAARRITFNPGADRHGVFQPPIGSGQ, encoded by the coding sequence ATGACAAAGCATGCCGCGCTCCCTATCGTTCTGGCCTGCTTTCTCGCATCGGCCGCCTGCGCCGCACCTCCGGCCAAGGCAGTCGCGCATTATGAGAGAGGTCTTCAGCTCAAGCGAGCCAACAAGATGGCCGAATCGGCAGCCGAGTTACGGGCGGCGATTGCGGCTTACCCGAAGTATATGCAGGCCCACTACGCCTTGGGCTGGGTCTACCGGGCGCTTGGCAAGCCCGACGCAGCCATTGAAGCTTTCCGTGAGGTGATCCGTCTCGAGCCGCACAGCCCCGAAGCGGTGGAATCGGCCCGGGCGATCCAGCGCATCCGCCTCGGGACCGCACCGGCGACCAGTCCTCCCACCGCCATCGCCTTCGCCTCCGCAAGACAGGGCAACACAGATATCTATGTGATGGACCTTACCGGTCAGAACCTGCGCAGGGTCACGGAGGACCCGGCGGTGGATGACTCCCCGGCATGGTCTCCCGATGGCCGACGGCTTGCTTTTGTGTCCGAACGGGACGGCAACCGGGAAGTGTACGTGTGCGATGCCAGCGGCGGCAATCTGCAGCGCATCACCGACAATGCCGCTGTCGATGACCACCCGGTCTGGTCGCCTGACGGGCTCCGGCTCGCCTTTGAGTCCAACCGCAGCGGAAACATGGACGTGTATGTAGTGGCGGTGGACGGGACCGGCCTGCAGCAGATCACGTTCTCCCCGGCCGATGACTGGATGGGTGACTGGGATCCACGGGGCGCCCGAATCGCGATCCTCAGCGCGCGCGATCAGGTGAGCAAGGTCTACATCATAAACACGGACGGCTCCTTCCCGCGCCGGCTGGTGGAGAACACGGTGCCCGAGGGGCGGCCCGTGTGGTCGGCAGACGGGCGGTTTGTCTACTTCACGTGGAACTTCGACCGCAACTACCAGGTCTGCCGGGCTGACGTGGACGGCCGCGGCCTGGCCAATGTCACCCGCAGCCCCTTCGACGAGCGCCTCTGCGACGTGTCCGCAGATGGCGGACGGGTTCTGGTGACATCAAACCGCGACAGCGATGAGGAATTGTACGTCATCGAGATGGCTACAGGCGCGGCCAGACGCATAACTTTCAACCCCGGTGCCGACCGGCACGGAGTATTCCAGCCCCCGATCGGAAGCGGGCAGTAG
- a CDS encoding HEAT repeat domain-containing protein has product MDDPKSQCRVLLPSDPFYDTIWHVGIREAFRRPELADLYSCAREENVFLAAPHLEPIHQNLSRASLVIADITTRDASVMYLVGYARGLGKHLMLVGKQGVATPFSEERVPMVAYDLETDWDLSDFASRLVAAVSALPLAATNSQLASIRLSLEHPNAEARREAAMMLGSAKDVRAIPALIVAMGDENASVRAAASWALREIGDPVSAGLLTEMLHDERVPVRRAAVWTLREIGSDSASTALLDALRDPAPDVREVAAWAFKELREPQAVPALIELMDDESQPVRRAAAEALSEQADHRAVPVLLDALASPDPQLRAAAARGLGGLGDVSAIPALAELARDPKWSVRQAAARALGRLGRADVVPHLAAFISDPEEDVRWAAVEALAEIGGPEARKMLQAAAQDENQTDLVRAVAREALERND; this is encoded by the coding sequence ATGGACGATCCAAAGAGCCAGTGCCGTGTGCTGCTTCCGTCCGACCCGTTCTACGACACGATCTGGCACGTCGGCATACGCGAGGCGTTCAGGCGGCCCGAACTGGCTGACCTGTATTCCTGCGCCCGAGAGGAGAACGTGTTTCTCGCTGCACCCCATCTCGAGCCGATCCACCAGAATCTGTCGCGTGCATCGCTGGTCATTGCCGACATCACAACGCGAGATGCCAGCGTCATGTACCTGGTCGGGTATGCCCGGGGGCTGGGGAAGCATCTCATGCTGGTGGGCAAACAGGGCGTCGCGACGCCGTTTTCCGAAGAGCGGGTGCCCATGGTCGCCTACGATCTCGAGACCGACTGGGACCTGAGCGATTTCGCGTCACGCCTGGTGGCGGCCGTCTCCGCCCTGCCCCTGGCCGCGACCAACTCGCAGCTGGCGAGCATACGGCTGTCCCTGGAGCACCCGAACGCGGAGGCCCGGCGCGAGGCCGCAATGATGCTGGGCAGCGCGAAGGACGTCCGTGCCATTCCCGCGCTCATCGTGGCCATGGGCGACGAAAACGCCAGCGTCCGTGCCGCTGCGTCCTGGGCATTGCGGGAGATCGGAGACCCGGTCAGCGCCGGCCTGCTCACCGAAATGCTGCATGACGAGCGCGTTCCCGTGCGACGCGCGGCTGTCTGGACCCTGCGCGAGATCGGAAGCGACTCGGCATCCACCGCCCTCCTGGACGCCCTGCGGGACCCGGCGCCTGATGTGCGCGAAGTTGCCGCCTGGGCGTTCAAGGAACTCCGGGAACCCCAGGCGGTGCCGGCGCTCATTGAGCTCATGGACGACGAGAGTCAGCCAGTGCGACGGGCTGCGGCCGAAGCCCTCTCGGAACAGGCAGATCATCGTGCGGTGCCGGTGCTGTTGGACGCCCTGGCAAGCCCCGATCCTCAGTTGCGAGCCGCGGCCGCTCGGGGTCTGGGAGGCTTGGGGGACGTCAGCGCAATACCCGCCCTGGCCGAACTGGCGCGCGACCCGAAGTGGTCTGTGAGACAGGCTGCAGCCCGGGCGCTGGGCCGTCTCGGGCGCGCCGATGTCGTGCCACATCTCGCAGCATTTATCAGCGACCCCGAAGAAGACGTGCGCTGGGCGGCAGTTGAGGCGCTGGCAGAGATTGGCGGCCCGGAGGCGCGAAAGATGCTTCAGGCGGCTGCGCAGGACGAAAACCAGACCGACCTTGTGCGCGCTGTGGCGCGAGAGGCCCTGGAACGCAATGATTGA